One genomic window of Desulfuromonas sp. AOP6 includes the following:
- the nth gene encoding endonuclease III has translation MAKKRGQSQALETLAILEEIYPEAHCALYYRNPWELLVATILSAQCTDVRVNQVTRTLFRKFPDMEAFAAADLLDLEDAVRSTGFFRNKAKGIQGSAKVLLETHGGAVPQTLAELVVLPGVGRKTANVVLGNAFNIPAMVVDTHVGRVSRRLGWTTALTPEAVEQDLCALLPSEKWTMTSHILIFHGRSFCKAPTPLCSTCPLLSRCPRHGVTRSR, from the coding sequence ATGGCGAAAAAAAGGGGACAGTCGCAGGCACTGGAAACTCTGGCGATCCTTGAAGAAATATATCCCGAGGCCCACTGCGCCCTCTATTATCGAAACCCCTGGGAACTTCTGGTGGCGACCATCCTGTCGGCCCAGTGCACCGATGTCAGGGTCAACCAGGTCACCCGGACACTGTTCAGGAAATTTCCGGATATGGAGGCCTTTGCTGCGGCAGATCTGCTAGACCTGGAGGACGCTGTGCGGTCTACTGGTTTTTTCCGCAACAAAGCCAAGGGTATTCAGGGTTCAGCCAAGGTATTGCTGGAAACGCATGGGGGCGCTGTTCCACAAACACTGGCCGAGCTTGTGGTCTTGCCAGGAGTGGGAAGGAAAACAGCGAATGTGGTGCTGGGTAATGCCTTCAACATCCCTGCCATGGTCGTCGATACCCACGTGGGTCGCGTATCGCGACGCCTTGGCTGGACGACCGCTTTAACACCGGAGGCTGTTGAGCAGGATCTGTGTGCGCTATTGCCGTCAGAAAAGTGGACTATGACCAGTCATATCCTTATTTTTCACGGCAGAAGCTTCTGTAAGGCGCCTACCCCATTATGCTCGACCTGCCCCCTGCTGAGCCGTTGTCCCCGACATGGCGTAACGCGGTCACGCTGA